From Medicago truncatula cultivar Jemalong A17 chromosome 7, MtrunA17r5.0-ANR, whole genome shotgun sequence, a single genomic window includes:
- the LOC25498496 gene encoding scarecrow-like protein 9, translating to MMDNLKGFFGSTNEIQLRNQSLPVLQNQRFENGFFDQSIEFGSNMIPAEYTPSSTTTSISTHEEPSPEECEFSDAVLSYINNILMEEDMEDKTCMLQDSLDLQIAEKSFYEVIGEKYPVSPLEKPQSLSSETDGVGDNYFFDNYGTCVDDGDLSSIFTNNSLRGNLREAQFPHNGFQGNSIAQSSYSSTNSVKSTVEGTLDSPDSILQVSDQNSESQPILQFQKGVEEASKFLPNGNGLFQNFDVDKYSMREPRVMKDELSVKVEKDERDSFLFGSKGRKHPHGGEVDIEENRSSKQAAIYSEPLLRSTMMDTFLLHSLGDAKTHFTARREALQVKTKMMTLPSNTSKASTSRKGRSKKQNGKKEVIDLRTLLVLCAQAVAADDHKSAHELLKQIRQHSNPFGDGNQRLAHIFADGLEARLAGTGSQIYKGLISKRTSAADFLKAYHLYLAACPFRKMTSFVSNVTIMKSVASSMRVHVIDFGILYGFQWPTFIQRIALRPGGPPKLRITGIDFPQSGFRPAERIIETGKRLAAYAESFNVPFEYNAIAKKWDTIQLDELKIEKDEFLVVTCFYRGRNLLDESVVVDSPRNKILNLIRRIKPNIFIHGIVNGAFNAPFFVTRFREALFHFSSLFDMLESIVPREDWERMLIEKEIFGKEALNVIACEGCERVERPETYRQWQIRILRAGFSQQAFAKSTVERAVEKVRSSYHKDFVIDEDSKWLLQGWKGRIIYALSCWKPA from the coding sequence ATGATGGATAATCTTAAAGGGTTTTTTGGTTCAACAAATGAGATCCAGTTGAGGAATCAATCTTTACCTGTTCTTCAGAACCAAAGATTTGAAAATGGTTTCTTTGATCAAAGTATTGAATTTGGTTCCAATATGATACCTGCTGAGTATACACCTTCTTCAACAACGACCTCGATTTCGACACATGAGGAACCTTCTCCTGAGGAGTGTGAATTTTCTGATGCTGTTTTGAGTTACATCAATAACATCCTTATGGAAGAAGATATGGAAGATAAAACATGTATGCTTCAAGATTCTTTAGATCTTCAAATTGCTGAGAAATCATTTTACGAAGTTATAGGCGAAAAGTACCCGGTTTCGCCGTTAGAGAAACCTCAAAGTCTTAGTAGTGAAACTGATGGTGTTGGTGATAATTACTTTTTTGATAATTATGGTACTTGTGTTGATGATGGTGATCTTAGTAGCATTTTTACGAACAATTCTTTGCGCGGAAACTTGAGGGAAGCTCAATTTCCTCATAATGGTTTTCAAGGAAATAGCATTGCACAATCATCTTATAGCTCGACAAACAGCGTAAAAAGTACTGTGGAAGGGACTCTGGATTCTCCAGACAGTATTCTACAGGTTTCTGATCAGAATAGTGAGAGTCAACCAATTTTGCAATTTCAAAAGGGTGTTGAGGAGGCTAGTAAGTTTCTCCCTAATGGAAACGGCCTCTTTCAAAATTTCGATGTTGATAAGTATTCGATGCGAGAGCCTAGAGTGATGAAAGATGAACTATCGGTTAAGGTTGAGAAGGATGAGAGggattcttttctttttggatcCAAGGGAAGGAAGCATCCACACGGAGGAGAAGTAGACATTGAAGAAAATAGAAGCAGCAAGCAAGCAGCGATCTACTCAGAACCTTTGCTGCGTTCAACTATGATGGATACGTTCCTGCTTCATAGTTTAGGAGATGCTAAGACGCATTTTACGGCTCGTCGCGAGGCGTTACAAGTAAAAACAAAGATGATGACATTGCCAAGTAATACATCGAAAGCTTCAACTAGTAGGAAAGGACGAAGTAAAAAACAAAACGGGAAAAAGGAAGTGATTGATTTGAGAACACTGCTTGTTCTTTGTGCACAAGCTGTGGCGGCAGACGACCATAAAAGCGCACATGAGTTGCTAAAGCAGATCAGACAGCACTCGAATCCTTTTGGAGATGGAAATCAGCGGTTGGCTCATATATTTGCGGATGGCCTTGAGGCACGTTTGGCTGGTACAGGAAGCCAAATTTATAAAGGACTAATCAGTAAAAGAACATCTGCTGCTGATTTTCTGAAAGCTTATCATCTATACCTTGCAGCTTGCCCTTTCCGGAAGATGACTAGTTTTGTCTCGAATGTCACTATAATGAAATCCGTCGCAAGTTCAATGAGGGTCCATGTTATAGACTTTGGTATCCTCTATGGTTTCCAATGGCCTACTTTCATACAAAGAATTGCATTAAGACCGGGAGGACCGCCGAAACTTCGTATTACAGGAATAGACTTTCCACAATCTGGTTTCAGGCCTGCAGAGAGAATTATAGAAACCGGTAAGCGGTTGGCAGCGTATGCTGAATCTTTTAATGTGCCATTTGAGTATAATGCCATAGCAAAAAAATGGGACACCATTCAGCTTGATGAACTCAAGATCGAAAAAGATGAATTCCTAGTTGTTACTTGTTTTTACCGTGGTAGAAACTTGCTGGATGAATCTGTGGTAGTCGACAGTCCAAGGAATAAAATCCTCAATTTGATAAGGAGGATCAAACCGAATATATTCATTCACGGCATTGTTAATGGAGCCTTTAATGCTCCTTTCTTTGTTACTCGATTTAGGGAGGCGTTGTTTCACTTCTCTTCACTTTTTGATATGCTTGAAAGTATCGTGCCTCGCGAGGATTGGGAAAGGATGCTAATTGAGAAAGAGATATTTGGGAAGGAAGCATTGAATGTTATAGCCTGTGAAGGTTGTGAGAGAGTAGAGAGGCCAGAGACATATCGGCAGTGGCAAATTCGTATTCTTAGAGCTGGGTTTTCACAACAGGCTTTCGCGAAAAGCACAGTAGAAAGAGCAGTGGAGAAAGTTAGGTCTAGCTACCACAAGGATTTTGTAATCGACGAAGATAGCAAGTGGTTATTACAAGGTTGGAAAGGGCGAATCATTTACGCACTTTCTTGTTGGAAACCTGCTTGA